The genomic DNA TGGACGAAGCTTGAGCAGGACGAGATCCGCGCGGAGAAGGGAAGAgagatcgagggcctcgaaACCAGGGTCGCGGAGCTGCAGGCGGCTGACAAGCGCACACGGGCGTAGGAAGAGCGTGCGGAGAGGTGATGATTGTTACATGGACAAATTGGGACAGAAGCCCTGTGACGGTATTTGGATACCGTCTGAGCAAGTTTGGTTTCGTGATGATGTCTCACGGTGTGAAGAGAGGGTGACATGCTTGTTGCATGACAACCCCCTCCTTCCATCTTCGTTCTCAGTGGACAGGCcgactcgccgccgctgagtGACAGAGTATCAATGCTATCCAGGGTGTTCAACGAACGGTCTTTCTATGGCAGTGACTCGTCCGATCCAAGGGTACTTGGATAGAGGGGGCACACCTCTATTCCTGGTGGCGTTTTTGTCAATTTGCTTTGTGTATAACACTGTATCAGAAGGTATCCAAGACACCACCCGTAGTCGGCGATGCACGGCCAAAACGGTCTGTCAAGAACCTATATAGAGATAGGTCATTGAGATCATCAAAGCATGTGATTCTTGCGTTTCGCATACTCTCTCTTCCCAATGTGGCCATCCAGGCCATCCCAATCATTTACACATGTGACCACCAAACAGTTGTACCACTTCGAAACCACGCCTATCCGAAAACGCCAGTGCCATGCATAAAACCCGATAAACCCTCGTTAGACTGTCCCGTCGCGCCCGTGATCCCCCATTATGCAAGATGTCGGCCGTCAACTTACTTTGGCAAATATGATGCCAAGATATACGTCGCTATCGTTACTAGGCCCCCTATCAGAGCATGACCAAGCTGAGCGTGCCGAGAGCAAGAGCCGACAGCAAACCCCACGAAATTGACAATAGTGGAGACGCCGAGGGGTTGTGGACCGCGCCCGGGTAGTTGCAGGTCAGAAGGCCGTCCTCTTGAATGGCGTAGCTCGAATTGAAAATGTCGTCATTCGGCGTCGGACAGTTGAATCCCAATGATGCCGGGCAACTCTGCACCAAGTCGTAGCATAGGTAGGCACAAGGGAGAATCTCTCGGTACGGACCCGGCTCGATCATCTCATCGATAAGGGGGTTTCTCGAATGCTGATTAACCCTGGCACTGTAGTTGTTCTGCAGATCGTTCGGGAGAAGGGTGCCATTGGGAAACGGCTGGTTGGCATTCCGGACAAGAGAGAAGCTGGTAGGGCTCGTGAAGTCTTCGCATCGAGGGATCGTTACCGAACACAGCCACTTCTTGTACGCGATCTCGCAGTCGGAGCAGTTGCGAGCGAGCGAGTACCGCTGGACTGCCGGGGCCTCGCAGGCCACCTGGGCGAGTTGCTTCTGGAAGTTGGCATACATGTCCCTGGCGTAGTTGTCGTAGAACTGCGCAAGCTGAGTGATGTTCATCTTGTTCGAGTTGGCCGGCACGGCGTACTCTGTTTCGTTGCAGAATTGCAAGTCGGTGATGATCTTACAGTTCTCCCCTGGTATCAAGTCAGCCATGCCCACAAAGTGTACAGGCCCGGCTGTGCACACACCGTCTTTGGTCTCGAACAGCGTCGCCTCAAAgactcggccgccgccgccagtcGAACCTCCGTCTTGCCGCTTCTTCAACGCCGACGAGTTGCCAGTGTGAACGAGGATGCCCGTATAGAGAGCACTTGCATTGAGCCCGTTGAAAAAGAACTGCTGCTTCGGCAGGTTGCCTGGACCTCTTGTAGTCATGACGGTGCTTGCAAGGTTACCGAACTTGCCGCCCTTCCTTGCCGCAATCTGCGCGTAGTTCTCAAGCCCGCACATGGAACGGCGCACACCTTTGGTGGTGGGGTGATCCCGGTTCTCGACAAACATGACAAACGGAGGGGTCTGCTGCATGATCTCCTGTATCTGCGTCTCATTTTGGGAATCTGTCAGATTCTGTGTGGTCAAGAGAGCGGCGCTGGAGTCACTGTCAACCCAAAGAAGTTCAGAGGGGTTTCCATCGAAACTGTGGAAGAACTCGTCAGTCGACGCCGCGACGTCAAAGTTCCAGTCTCCTGTAAACTTgttgccgtccttctccGGCGCCCCTATTCCGATAAACACATCCCCCGTCGCGTTCACACTGAACGTAGCGGCACCCTCCTCAAACTTGACAGTCTTTTGCAGGGACGAATTCTGCCCTGGTCCCGGAGTCTGATTGTCCTGGGACGTCGAGATGTACATCGTGATCTGTGGAGGATCTTCCTTCGTGTTGTTTGCCGCGCGCTGCGGCTGTATAcatgtcgtcgccgagatATAAACCGTCCTGCCTTGAGCCTGTCTGCGACGCAGGCCGCGactctcgtcctcgaggtcttcatcctccGTGGGTACTAGCTCTGGCGAGAAAGAGTCATTAATACCCTCGCGAGGCTCCACCACGAATGCTTCATCTGTGCCATCGAAGAAGCTGGCAAAGATTGCAATTGCCTCGAAGACGAAGTTCTGGGTCGTGTTGCCCGGTACGTTGCGATTGACCTTGACGTTGTTCGCGAGCCCCGTTACACCGGGAGGGGCTCTTCCAATGATGCTGCGGTCGAAGGCGGCAAATTCTGGCTCGTAGGTAGGTTCGAGGGGGCTTCTTCGCTCGAGGGAATCATCGAATTGGAGGTGGTCCAGAATCGGGTGCGCCGCACCGGTCACTTCAGCTGCAAGGGCGAACGTGGGCGTGGACAGCATATAGTAGATAAGAATCAGCAGTAGTGAGGCAACCAGCGAGGCCGCCAGTCGCGATTGCAAAGGGCTAAGCTGCATTGTGAGATCATGCCCTCCGGGGGCAGATGCCTTTAGGCTTCAGTTGGGGGAGCTCTTTCTTTCGGGGGGGTTTTCCCAGTGACGTCGCGGGCTTCAACGTCACTTGCGTTCGTCGCGGGTCCGATGTATGAGAGGGAATGCTCGATAAGATGAATGTCGAGACGTCGTTATCTGTAGTCGCAAATTGGACGTGTCCACCAGCTCATTCCATCATAGCACTTCAATCGGTGGAAAGCCAATATCGTCTTGAGGCTTGTCCAGACGAGAGCGAAGCCACAAAAACAGTGTTGTGAAACTCGGGAAAAGCCGTCAAGGAAAACGTTGGTATGGCGAAGTTGATATTGGCCGGGAGGGAAAAAACAGCCCTTTGTCGTTTTTGGGGAGTTTCACATCCTAAACAGCTGGGATGGCGAGCATGGGCCAACCAACGCATTCCCGAACGCCCCAAGCCTCTTTGAACGGCCACAGACGCTGTAGATCCCACAGAGAAGAGGTACATAGTACGTGCTTGTGTAGCACCGTAATCATCAGCAATACGCAGGGGACACGACCTAGAAAGTGTGGGGGGCCCCTTTCTGGAATTCTCCGTCTGTTCCTCCACTATGAAATTCAAGAAAAAGTCCCTGAAATCGCCCTATTGCCAAGGCACCAAGCGGCCTACTCGGCATCCTGAGTTTCTCTGCCTCTTTCTCTTGGCGACCGCAGTGACCAAGTGAAAACTGAGCTGGCCAGAGGCCGCGCTACACTGCATCTATCTCTGGCGGCTTACCGGCAAAGGTCCAGCCAGCACCTTGAACCGCTTTTCTGCAACACAAGCACGGAAAGGGGACCAGAGACCTATGCCAGGAACGCTGCAGGCTGTCCTACATGTGCCAATCATTGCTGCCCGGTGGGTCGTTCCGGTGACGAGCAACAATTCCAACACAGTTCCGATGTCAATGGGGCAACAAAATGACGGCGGGCAGCAGCAACGACTAGCTCACGGGTACGAGACATGCTCGAATAATCGGTCCACATACGGCCTCACCACACACCCCTGAAGTTGACTTTACCTATGAGGGAAAAACAGTCATGTCGTAGTCTACTCTATGGGCGGAGAGGGCTGGCATGCGCTCGAAACCGGAATCCGACATCCCAACTCATGAGTCTCCTCGACCGGCTCCCTGCTCTAGTTGCCCGTGACAAAGAAGCACGACACATTTCGAGCGTGTCTTTGTCTCGAAGCCACAACTGGCCCAAGCCTTTCCAACGTCAATCACATGTTTTCACCATGTCACCAAGAAAAACGACTGCTGAACAATGACAACACATGTCGCACGATGAGGGTTAGCATCTGGTACCGTCTAATCCATTGCAGAAGTCATCGACTCCAAATCCCGCAGTACACAGTAGCTTCATCTGGGTAACAGGAGCTTATTCAGCCGGTCCGTCGTGACCCTCGCGTTCCTTTGGGCCCCTCAACCAACACTGAACAAGCCATTACCGTTGTCGTCTAGGGGGGTAAAGCTAGCCTCTTGATACCCCATCCCGTACTCTTTGTGCTCTTGGTCGCCGCATAACGTCCGGTTGACTAGCTTGCGAATGCCACTGGGATGAAGTTGGACCAGCTGTATAACTCGTCGTAGGTCGATCTCTTACGGCAATCAACCTTTTTGATGAGCTAGCGCCAGCGCGACTTTACTCGGCCTTGCCAGCCTGGGCCCGGAGGCCAGAGGCAGTCGAGGCACTGTTGAAGTGCTTGGCCAGCATGGGGGTAAGGAAGGAGTTGAAGATGATCTCAGCACCACTTCTTCTCGTTAGCGCCAGCTATTTAGGttcgggagggggggcgggacATACCGGAAGGTGGGCAGAGCGAGCCACAGCAGGAAAACGAACTTGAAAGTGAAGTAAAAGGGGAACCAGTAGATGACGTTGACGAGGCTCTCCGCAACGCTATTATCCATACGTTAGGTACGGTCCGTCTGTCGGTCGCGCGACCAGGGGTTACTTACGTGAAGAAGGCAAAGACAACCCAGTACTAGATAGATGCAGGCAGGATTAGTAAGTTTGACGCTCCGACAGCTGCGGGGGAGAGCTGCACAACGTACGGTCAACCACTGGGTGTCGTCCTGCTTGTTGGCAGTGAACAGAGCGTTCAGGGAGTAGTATCCGGGGAGGATGAAGCCGGCAAAGTTGGTGAGAAGCTGGCCGCCAAggttgaagatgatgaggaagaagtAGAGGGAAGCGACTCCGATGGCGGCGTAAGCCTTGGGGACGTTGGTCGACTTCTCGATGTT from Colletotrichum higginsianum IMI 349063 chromosome 3, whole genome shotgun sequence includes the following:
- a CDS encoding Calcium influx-promoting protein ehs1; this translates as MQLSPLQSRLAASLVASLLLILIYYMLSTPTFALAAEVTGAAHPILDHLQFDDSLERRSPLEPTYEPEFAAFDRSIIGRAPPGVTGLANNVKVNRNVPGNTTQNFVFEAIAIFASFFDGTDEAFVVEPREGINDSFSPELVPTEDEDLEDESRGLRRRQAQGRTVYISATTCIQPQRAANNTKEDPPQITMYISTSQDNQTPGPGQNSSLQKTVKFEEGAATFSVNATGDVFIGIGAPEKDGNKFTGDWNFDVAASTDEFFHSFDGNPSELLWVDSDSSAALLTTQNLTDSQNETQIQEIMQQTPPFVMFVENRDHPTTKGVRRSMCGLENYAQIAARKGGKFGNLASTVMTTRGPGNLPKQQFFFNGLNASALYTGILVHTGNSSALKKRQDGGSTGGGGRVFEATLFETKDGVCTAGPVHFVGMADLIPGENCKIITDLQFCNETEYAVPANSNKMNITQLAQFYDNYARDMYANFQKQLAQVACEAPAVQRYSLARNCSDCEIAYKKWLCSVTIPRCEDFTSPTSFSLVRNANQPFPNGTLLPNDLQNNYSARVNQHSRNPLIDEMIEPGPYREILPCAYLCYDLVQSCPASLGFNCPTPNDDIFNSSYAIQEDGLLTCNYPGAVHNPSASPLLSISWGLLSALALGTLSLVML
- a CDS encoding Protein YOP1; translation: MSAQDRVQNYIGQLDRELSKYPALNNIEKSTNVPKAYAAIGVASLYFFLIIFNLGGQLLTNFAGFILPGYYSLNALFTANKQDDTQWLTYWVVFAFFTVAESLVNVIYWFPFYFTFKFVFLLWLALPTFRSGAEIIFNSFLTPMLAKHFNSASTASGLRAQAGKAE